One Dermacentor andersoni chromosome 6, qqDerAnde1_hic_scaffold, whole genome shotgun sequence genomic window carries:
- the LOC126522062 gene encoding uncharacterized protein, which produces MAAPRASSLLLAFKAKIEESVALVPDMVAEEKLKAVQFWNVVSERLQQIVNDSAADINALALNMHGEDINVASLHDEQEAQAKMAQPYIEAHAYRSENLYTEAVEEFDVTAASEGHQQELLALSAELEQVGSSQPSAQGNFNSVPLEQGSLDVSEGSLSKDSTVLLISTQAEDCPAVARFDVAHQQSHNPQVLSQHDYGSSSNLILQMPAKTANLGQNKDDSEQWQSCPEYATKPKVQRKRRPSARKATAKSSAKRSATVGVKKAAGMTTATDMRPSDVASSVQLESTQGVETTEVIVIQTRKRPKKSKEEKDRQCKVCLKELPNNSSLTTHMWTHERPFACAECSARFSTKNNLVVHQRTHSGEKPYACNECNASFSTRGNLKRHVKTHTGVKPWKCSHCEQCFTEKKTLVAHMRRHTGEKPYQCQMCQRRFAQSGVLRMHMAVHLGQKSHLCEHCGKAFRQRSQLHLHMQRHQGLRRYSCNICPSKFLTKADMLRHERTHTGERPYVCTLCGKKFTRQQSLNEHTNRHYGIKPFECKYCDKTFAEMSACYKHIKLHSKTEDGENNGCAQNAMKTTEARIPPLPGTALQTAGSSQLVASAAESSRIVSTLASEAGNRNGALKGSETLTSHESAVTGAAHVTGVVHPPELSAMDLLATASGF; this is translated from the exons ATGGCTGCACCGAGAGCGTCGTCCTTGCTGCTTGCGTTCAAAGCAAAG ATTGAAGAGTCGGTTGCACTGGTTCCTGACATGGTGGCCGAAGAAAAGTTGAAAGCTGTTCAATTTTGGAATGTGGTTTCGGAGAGGCTACAACAGATTGTGAATGACAGCGCCGCCGACATCAACGCGTTGGCACTGAACATGCATGGCGAGGACATCAATGTG GCTTCACTTCACGATGAACAAGAAGCACAAGCAAAAATGGCACAGCCCTACATTGAAGCCCATGCCTATAGATCGGAAAACCTGTACACGG AAGCCGTCGAGGAGTTTGATGTCACGGCTGCGTCGGAGGGCCACCAGCAGGAACTTCTGGCATTGTCTGCCGAGCTCGAGCAAGTGGGTTCGTCGCAGCCTTCTGCTCAGGGAAATTTCAACAGCGTGCCTCTGGAGCAGGGGAGCCTAGATGTGTCTGAAGGGTCACTTTCCAAGGACTCGACAGTGCTGCTCATTTCAACTCAAGCAGAGGACTGCCCTGCAGTTGCCAGGTTTGATGTTGCACATCAGCAGAGCCACAATCCTCAGGTTTTATCGCAACATGATTATGGCTCAAGCAGCAATCTAATCCTTCAG ATGCCAGCAAAGACAGCAAACCTAGGACAGAACAAGGACGACTCTGAGCAATGGCAGTCCTGTCCAGAGTATGCCACCAAGCCGAAGGTTCAGAGGAAACGACGACCTTCGGCAAGGAAAGCAACTGCGAAGAGCTCTGCTAAAAGAAGTGCCACAGTGGGTGTCAAAAAGGCTGCAGGGATGACAACTGCCACTGATATGAGACCTTCTGATGTAGCATCAAGTGTTCAGTTGGAAAGCACTCAG GGCGTCGAAACAACTGAAGTAATTGTGATTCAGACACGGAAGAGGCCTAAGAAATCCAAGGAGGAGAAGGACAGGCAGTGCAAGGTCTGCCTGAAGGAGCTTCCCAACAATTCTTCATTGACAA CCCACATGTGGACCCATGAACGGCCGTTTGCTTGTGCAGAATGCAGTGCTCGTTTCTCCACAAAAAACAACCTTGTAG TTCACCAAAGGACTCATTCAGGCGAAAAGCCATATGCGTGCAACGAATGCAATGCCAGCTTTTCAACACGAGGAAACCTCAAGCGGCATGTGAAGACACATACGGGCGTCAAGCCCTGGAAATGCAGCCACTGTGAGCAGTGCTTCACCGAAAAGAAGACTTTAGTTGCTCACATGCGACGACACACAGGCGAAAAGCCCTACCA GTGCCAGATGTGCCAGCGGCGCTTTGCCCAGTCGGGTGTCCTGCGCATGCACATGGCCGTGCACCTGGGCCAGAAGTCGCACCTGTGCGAGCACTGCGGCAAGGCATTCCGGCAGCGCTCGCAGCTGCATCTGCACATGCAGCGGCATCAGGGGCTGCGCCGCTACTCCTGCAATATCTGCCCCTCAAAGTTCCTCACCAAGG CTGACATGCTGCGTCATGAGCGGACACATACAGGAGAACGGCCTTATGTGTGTACTCTGTGTGGAAAGAAATTCACGCGGCAGCAGTCACTCAATGAGCACACCAACCGGCACTACGGCATCAAGCCTTTCGAGTGCAAGTACTGCGACAAGACGTTTGCCGAGATGTCAGCGTGTTATAAG CATATCAAGCTTCATTCCAAGACTGAGGATGGGGAGAATAATGGATGTGCTCAGAATGCAATGAAAACG ACTGAGGCACGCATTCCACCACTCCCTGGGACTGCCCTGCAGACTGCGGGGAGCTCGCAGTTAGTGGCTTCAGCTGCGGAATCTAGTAGGATAGTGTCAACACTGGCATCTGAGGCTGGAAACAGGAATGGGGCACTGAAAGGCTCTGAAACTCTGACTTCGCATGAGTCTGCAGTGACTGGAGCGGCGCATGTCACTGGTGTGGTCCACCCACCCGAGCTCTCGGCCATGGACTTACTAGCCACTGCTTCAGGCTTCTAG